CGATTACAGATTGAGAAAGCTTTGAAAGAAAATAAATAGCATTAACTAAAAAGAATCACAGACTATTTAATTCCAGTCTGTGATTCTTTTTAGTTAGTAAATAATGTATCATAAACACCATGTTTTAATAATGAATCTCGGGATAGACAAACACCTATTCCTACTCCATCTGGCACTCTAATTTCACCCTGTTTCATTTCAATAGGCTCTGTCAAAATATCTTCATAGTAATAACGTTCAGAAGCAGAAATATCTCCTGGAAAAGTGAAGATTTTTTGAGAAGCAAATTGTAAATTCAACGCTCTCCCTATACCAGATTCAAACATTCCCCCCAACCAAACAAGCAGCTCTTTTTCTTTACAGAAATCGGCTATTTTCATAGCTTCTGTAATCCCACCTACTCTAGGAATCTTTAAATTGATACTTCGACAACTCCCCAAAGAATAAGCTAATTCACAATCTTTAAGCGATCGAATGTTTTCATCTAAACAAATATCGGTCTTTATTTCTTTTTGTAATTGTGCGTGATCCAGAAAATCATTCGCCGCAAAGGGCTGTTCGATCATTGCTAAATTATACGTATCTAATTGCTTTAGGTGCGGAATATCCTTAATAGTATAGGCTGAATTGGCATCGACCATCAACAGAATATCAGGAAATTTTTGTCGAATAGCTTCGATTGGTTTTAAATCGTAACCTGGACGTATTTTCAATTTGATCCTTTTATATCCAAGATCAATATACTTTGTAATTTGATCTGTTAATTTTGTTAGATCAGTTTGAATCCCAATACTAACACCAACTGGAATCTGTGTTCTGGTATCATTCAAATACGTTTTCAGACTCTTGTTGCTACGTTTTGCATATAAGTCCCAGATTGCTGTTTCAAGGCTAGATTTAGCCATTTGATTGCCCTTTACTTCCTCAAAGAGCACGGAGACTTCCTTAGGATGTTGAATATCTGCATTTATCAATAACGGAATCAAATGTTTTTCAATGATAATTCTAGCTGTATCGATTGTCTCTTCTATGTAATCTGGCTGTTCAAAAGGAACCAATTCTCCTATACCTTGGTTACCTAATTCATCTGTCACTAATAAAATATCAAAAGCTTTCTCTGTTAAACGACCATAACTTGTTTCAAATGGACTCTTTAAAGGCAGTCGAACGCGATAACGATCGATACGGTGAATTTCCAACTTAGTTTCCTCCTTTTAAAAACGGAACAAGCTGTTTTGCTCTGATAAAAAAATAAGATCATCTGCAGGCAATATTCTTTTCCTCAAACAGATTTTATCTTTTTTCCGAAGAACTAGCTTGTGCACTAACAAGTATAACAAACAGGATAATCCTGTAAGTAAATTAAAAAATTAACCCTGAATTCCTCTTTGTTTTACTGAAAATTTCCTATTTTCTTAAGGGTTGATTTTGTAGCTAGCTAAAAACGTATAAACGACTTTCTCAACTATCTCTGGTTTTTCCAAATGAATACAGTGACCAGCATCTTTTGCGATTTCAATAGATATATTGGGGTGATTTTTCTGCATACTTTGGGCGATGTGTTGAAATTTAGCATCTAATTCTCCTACTATCAATAACATGGGTGCTTTTATCTTGTCCAACTCTTGCCAAAAATCAGGTTGAACCCCAGTCCCCATAAACCATAAACTACAGGCTAATCCAAAAGCTTGTTGAGATAACCGCTCTTGACGAAGCGTTCTCTGAACTTTAGTTGATAATCGCTTTTGACTATCAAAAAGAGACAGATTCTCCCACTTATCAACAAAGGCTTCAATAGAGTGACTCATAATAAAACCAGCTAGATGTTCATCAGCACATTTGCGCATCATTCGTTCTGACATGCTCTTTAAACCCGGAGAACCACTCTCTAAGATCAGTTGATGAATCTTTTGAGGAAATAGACAGGTGAATCCTAAAGCCACTCTAGCGCCCATTGAATAGCCTAATAAAGAAAACTCAACTATACCTAACCCTTCGGTCAATAATGCAATATCTTGGCACAAGCAATCCATTTGATAACGATATGGATGGACATAGCAATCCGTTTTGCCATGGCCAATCAAATCAATTGCTAAAATATTGAGTCCATTTTCTTTTTGAAAAACTGGTACAAAGGTCTGACTAGTGCCTGTAAACCCATGAAGACAAACCAATGTTGGTCGATTTTCTTCATAGGGTGAAATCCATTCATAATAATATTTTACGCCATTTATAGTCGTATTCATTTGTTTTTCCCAAATTTTTCTTTTAATCCTGCAACCACTTTTTCGTATAGTTGAACATTTTCCTGACGGTCACCAACAACTTCAATTATTTGGAA
This genomic stretch from Enterococcus haemoperoxidus ATCC BAA-382 harbors:
- the menH gene encoding 2-succinyl-6-hydroxy-2,4-cyclohexadiene-1-carboxylate synthase, coding for MNTTINGVKYYYEWISPYEENRPTLVCLHGFTGTSQTFVPVFQKENGLNILAIDLIGHGKTDCYVHPYRYQMDCLCQDIALLTEGLGIVEFSLLGYSMGARVALGFTCLFPQKIHQLILESGSPGLKSMSERMMRKCADEHLAGFIMSHSIEAFVDKWENLSLFDSQKRLSTKVQRTLRQERLSQQAFGLACSLWFMGTGVQPDFWQELDKIKAPMLLIVGELDAKFQHIAQSMQKNHPNISIEIAKDAGHCIHLEKPEIVEKVVYTFLASYKINP
- the menC gene encoding o-succinylbenzoate synthase produces the protein MEIHRIDRYRVRLPLKSPFETSYGRLTEKAFDILLVTDELGNQGIGELVPFEQPDYIEETIDTARIIIEKHLIPLLINADIQHPKEVSVLFEEVKGNQMAKSSLETAIWDLYAKRSNKSLKTYLNDTRTQIPVGVSIGIQTDLTKLTDQITKYIDLGYKRIKLKIRPGYDLKPIEAIRQKFPDILLMVDANSAYTIKDIPHLKQLDTYNLAMIEQPFAANDFLDHAQLQKEIKTDICLDENIRSLKDCELAYSLGSCRSINLKIPRVGGITEAMKIADFCKEKELLVWLGGMFESGIGRALNLQFASQKIFTFPGDISASERYYYEDILTEPIEMKQGEIRVPDGVGIGVCLSRDSLLKHGVYDTLFTN